One Leptospiraceae bacterium DNA window includes the following coding sequences:
- a CDS encoding TIGR04388 family protein: protein MKDWSSNMRNTRLNRMNRIVRSGKCKKSLVRLQSFLALFSFVFSILSASLFLIPSSLNAQDPIYPIGLTGGGASGNPTLQLNNYDAAGMEDFFQDANTQAGDVDSWVALVVDNIGMLRASWESEADLQIQDYVKNLNVSDNYNGVANYRDALQKELNSQKEAALALWERTAMKDINLQLENYVTSLTGGIEDEAVVNTESSQSNATEVLSNNRLTPEQIKASFGESKRDWENQFRTSADTGLKQYDDSLDTINANYSRFMRQLDNADGTFQQNLQAIQEYKNNVKSGIRTTVTNLEKFLNEPANDSLFGGSNGKSRTQAGLDLNSLIVEFRALLAPNAQDDFSFILTELSSKMREYLGKQAGNAATRQTTIQNQVYTNYVNNDPSAIANMKDRTDAKELTGPIFSDLNGAPVMNQNYQTFIDYFKGKFSLDVFMRTINDYYCGECNLTAYQIGGAPPTSGRAITKIYDANIFASSHPWFWEDAVNNATHTAWGASSNYQSDGAGYLYWQETLNACQVCAPVSHFQETFAYKISYQVTDFTAQTNAVTWGNFANQLNTQFSNWQNNLIPAISNWESQAANYNNFYHQWKSNADTLRANAKTEYEASTAKIESDRSKWLLAMENQKKDAEKEWDSIESKLNVNEMTGKDLSALLSQTPSADAIAVNSPNAQVNSFNTTLNNLQNTKFNFQSTDYRDEIARYNYTGEKPKDGLSELKKFGIAETIKSALTDPFSNQNSYSIFNPEYNAPSTSVTGINLKTAFTSAFNGVQNLAYVNGTTDAADRYQKEYYDSIVNQYKYTFKKDVMDARRETALDNYMLSEFKLSKAQVDDILSGKAALKGGIDLKAARTAFLNKLSDTDLLSASEKTAYETGTCYKDLAKCAFMETNKDLKSITVENGQIVITREISDGTIHLGDGGVPKEGEPNYNLVGGYQSGKKTDVIRVNMAKMGVVIQNPKDLFTQWTNEDYNAIADNLGDKANELFASAEKDSKLITTGISDSVKRGEQLMQVAMGAAQSAVAKDEMVKSVVQAYLTGGMAGIQSMVKDKIRDAFIDKVAEATGINPDLVRFATGRFEQAKLTKKMNNQAAGLGRGVGAVMGAGVMMAMGPVGPLMMAGPLGATALGAGAGNRLGSNMISGGTLRTTLNNPIVDAGLTMSSGLAGAMMGGPAGLVAGVAAKNKLMQSSSVVSNNNQYNALQQQEIGLIQDAAGAAVANAIGRPDAAGNFSQILGGLKKRQVAKKNNANLGKVASSGVASALNMANGMVKGIVKNAAIAVGGSADTFDHLTANPFTPPGTWTGAAKVDMSKDGLMNRVQEMAFAEFLENNGMDADLAKSVAGATNNKIKAKKAKKEEKTKAIESTAQTAVSVALAAITAGAATPLLTALNTSATAANTVVTTANIGLQAAIGSRTGGKSGALAGALNGIFQSAAGGALSNAGKAVGMSQTAVDNIVAAEKYLKGVNVSYSKEDGFGIKANVTAAVQGLGTSLGFGNADAMKALFTNVTIGQSQRGGATFNLGTNLGFGTIGVSYTGSSGTFGGSYDIIERQVGGANFSSELSYDGKEGFSVSGNADFGNGYGLGIENGRNGTSGSLTILGSQQGTVDVNGNYTANENFLGEINGQDIADLADTIERQRLAEENERNPVKSAKDAADAQEVGGEEGPQGLVDLVFAGTAVLMTAAATFIAGGGSSAASPSSPAGGAGNGGNAEVPIARRREDEESSTTANDEHSQEASFFDRVTGFVSDGIDFIGNSVSNGFDSVKASVFNVLGIRPTAVPMFIGSISEIDSNPIKDREFGIVENEPPFPVADSNPHSTTSEESSETPIKPTVSNSENARIAFIDNNIIRRSEGFQPTLYEDKRGRVAIGYGNTPSNFPSLYLSKAEIEANTSLSKKNKAELLRIRGLLDDSKASGNYGNQQAGIIAQLPENLRRYIYTPIEKYPTHIFPDGSGRTYRDLHPYFGNAQINEGNAMAVARRDLDRVIGNMHSNGRGEMVSVETLNRYPQNQIEQVYNFIYWSGGNPYTTKEGENLINDRKAALTSRLYNALNNSNETTRLNELRAVFDAVETDPDFGMAGRVQSWRDAFPRSETTK from the coding sequence ATGAAAGACTGGAGTAGCAATATGCGAAATACAAGACTAAACAGAATGAATAGAATAGTAAGAAGCGGCAAATGTAAGAAGTCGCTAGTGAGACTTCAAAGTTTCTTAGCCTTATTTAGTTTTGTATTTTCGATATTGTCTGCTTCGTTATTTTTAATACCTAGTTCATTGAATGCACAGGATCCGATCTACCCGATAGGATTAACAGGCGGTGGAGCAAGTGGAAACCCAACGTTGCAATTGAATAATTACGATGCGGCAGGGATGGAAGATTTTTTTCAGGATGCGAATACACAAGCGGGCGATGTGGACAGTTGGGTTGCACTGGTAGTGGATAATATTGGTATGCTTCGTGCATCGTGGGAAAGCGAAGCTGATTTACAGATACAAGATTATGTAAAAAATTTGAATGTGAGTGATAATTACAATGGTGTGGCTAATTACCGTGATGCGCTGCAAAAAGAATTGAATTCCCAGAAAGAAGCAGCACTTGCATTATGGGAAAGAACTGCAATGAAAGATATAAATCTACAATTGGAGAATTATGTAACTAGCTTAACCGGTGGGATAGAAGATGAAGCAGTTGTCAATACAGAGAGTAGCCAATCAAATGCAACTGAGGTATTATCCAATAACAGACTAACACCAGAACAAATAAAAGCAAGCTTTGGGGAGAGTAAACGGGATTGGGAAAATCAGTTCCGTACGTCAGCAGATACTGGATTAAAACAATACGATGATTCCTTAGATACGATAAATGCAAATTATTCGCGCTTTATGCGTCAGCTAGATAATGCGGATGGAACCTTCCAACAGAATTTACAAGCAATTCAGGAATACAAGAATAATGTGAAAAGTGGGATTCGCACTACTGTAACAAACTTAGAAAAATTTTTAAATGAGCCTGCTAATGATAGTTTGTTTGGAGGTTCTAACGGTAAAAGCCGGACACAGGCAGGGCTTGACTTAAATTCACTCATTGTTGAATTTAGAGCATTGCTCGCTCCTAATGCACAAGATGATTTTAGTTTCATACTAACAGAATTATCATCTAAGATGAGGGAGTATTTAGGAAAACAGGCAGGGAACGCAGCAACAAGACAAACTACCATTCAAAATCAAGTATATACTAATTATGTGAATAACGATCCCAGCGCAATTGCAAATATGAAGGACAGGACTGATGCAAAGGAACTCACAGGACCAATTTTTTCCGATCTGAATGGAGCACCGGTAATGAATCAAAATTATCAGACATTCATTGATTATTTTAAAGGTAAATTTTCCCTTGATGTCTTTATGAGAACAATTAATGATTACTATTGTGGCGAATGCAATCTGACCGCATACCAGATTGGTGGAGCTCCGCCAACATCAGGAAGAGCGATAACAAAAATATATGATGCGAATATATTTGCTAGTTCTCATCCCTGGTTTTGGGAGGATGCGGTAAATAACGCAACACATACAGCTTGGGGCGCTAGCAGTAATTATCAAAGTGATGGAGCCGGTTATCTTTACTGGCAAGAAACTTTAAATGCTTGCCAGGTATGTGCACCAGTGAGTCATTTTCAAGAGACCTTTGCTTACAAAATATCTTATCAAGTAACTGATTTTACAGCACAGACAAACGCGGTTACCTGGGGAAATTTTGCAAATCAATTGAACACTCAATTTAGCAACTGGCAAAACAATCTTATCCCCGCGATTAGTAATTGGGAATCACAAGCGGCTAATTACAATAACTTCTACCATCAGTGGAAGAGTAATGCAGATACTTTAAGAGCAAACGCGAAGACAGAATACGAGGCTTCCACAGCGAAGATAGAATCCGATAGATCAAAATGGCTACTAGCGATGGAGAATCAAAAGAAAGATGCAGAGAAAGAGTGGGATAGTATAGAGAGTAAACTCAATGTAAATGAAATGACAGGAAAAGACTTGAGTGCCCTACTCTCACAAACACCGAGCGCAGATGCGATAGCGGTTAATTCCCCGAATGCGCAAGTGAATAGTTTCAATACTACTCTCAACAATTTACAAAATACAAAGTTTAACTTTCAGAGCACAGACTACCGAGATGAGATAGCCAGATACAATTACACTGGTGAAAAACCAAAAGATGGATTAAGTGAATTAAAAAAATTTGGTATAGCTGAGACTATCAAGTCAGCCTTGACTGATCCATTTTCGAATCAGAATTCATATTCCATTTTTAATCCAGAATACAACGCTCCTTCTACGAGCGTAACCGGTATTAACCTTAAAACTGCTTTTACGAGTGCATTCAATGGAGTTCAGAATCTGGCATATGTAAACGGAACAACTGATGCTGCGGACAGATACCAAAAGGAATACTATGATTCGATAGTGAATCAATACAAGTATACGTTTAAAAAAGATGTAATGGATGCAAGAAGGGAAACTGCATTAGATAATTATATGTTATCGGAATTCAAATTAAGCAAAGCCCAAGTGGATGATATATTGTCTGGTAAAGCTGCATTGAAAGGTGGAATAGATTTAAAAGCGGCAAGAACAGCATTTTTGAATAAATTAAGCGATACGGATTTGTTAAGTGCGTCGGAGAAAACAGCATATGAAACAGGAACCTGCTACAAAGATTTAGCCAAGTGCGCATTCATGGAAACAAACAAAGACCTAAAATCCATAACAGTAGAAAACGGGCAAATCGTGATAACGCGTGAGATAAGTGATGGAACAATTCATCTTGGAGATGGCGGTGTGCCAAAAGAAGGAGAGCCAAATTACAATCTAGTTGGTGGTTATCAATCCGGTAAGAAAACAGACGTTATCCGCGTGAACATGGCGAAGATGGGAGTTGTAATACAAAATCCAAAGGATTTATTTACTCAGTGGACAAACGAAGATTACAATGCAATAGCGGATAATTTGGGTGATAAGGCAAATGAACTGTTTGCGTCAGCGGAGAAAGATAGTAAGTTAATAACCACAGGAATCAGTGATTCAGTAAAGCGTGGAGAGCAGTTGATGCAAGTAGCGATGGGAGCAGCACAGTCCGCGGTAGCGAAAGACGAGATGGTGAAGAGTGTAGTGCAGGCATACCTGACCGGAGGGATGGCAGGGATACAGTCGATGGTGAAAGACAAAATCAGAGATGCGTTTATTGATAAAGTAGCAGAGGCAACGGGCATTAACCCCGACTTGGTGCGATTTGCGACAGGAAGATTTGAACAGGCGAAATTAACAAAGAAGATGAATAATCAGGCAGCGGGACTTGGACGTGGAGTTGGTGCTGTGATGGGTGCTGGTGTAATGATGGCAATGGGTCCTGTAGGTCCGTTAATGATGGCAGGTCCACTCGGAGCTACAGCACTCGGTGCAGGAGCAGGAAACAGATTAGGAAGTAACATGATTTCCGGTGGCACATTGCGAACAACATTGAATAACCCCATCGTAGACGCTGGTCTCACGATGTCATCGGGATTAGCTGGCGCAATGATGGGAGGTCCTGCTGGACTGGTTGCAGGAGTAGCGGCTAAGAACAAATTGATGCAAAGTAGTTCTGTTGTATCAAACAACAACCAATACAATGCGCTGCAACAACAAGAGATTGGACTCATTCAAGACGCAGCAGGAGCGGCAGTAGCAAACGCAATCGGTAGACCGGATGCAGCAGGAAACTTTTCACAAATACTCGGTGGACTTAAGAAAAGACAAGTGGCTAAGAAGAATAATGCGAACTTGGGAAAGGTTGCTAGTAGTGGTGTCGCCAGTGCTCTTAATATGGCAAATGGAATGGTGAAGGGTATTGTGAAGAATGCAGCGATAGCCGTAGGGGGAAGTGCCGATACATTCGACCACTTGACGGCTAATCCATTTACTCCACCAGGAACGTGGACTGGTGCGGCTAAGGTGGATATGTCGAAGGATGGGTTAATGAATCGAGTGCAAGAGATGGCATTCGCTGAGTTCTTGGAAAATAACGGTATGGATGCTGATTTAGCGAAGAGTGTGGCGGGTGCTACAAATAATAAAATCAAGGCAAAGAAAGCGAAGAAGGAAGAGAAAACTAAGGCGATAGAGTCTACGGCACAGACAGCAGTATCAGTGGCATTGGCAGCGATAACGGCGGGAGCGGCTACTCCTCTATTAACTGCACTCAATACATCGGCTACTGCGGCTAATACGGTAGTAACTACAGCGAATATAGGATTGCAAGCTGCGATTGGTTCTAGAACTGGTGGCAAATCAGGAGCATTAGCAGGAGCGCTTAACGGTATATTTCAATCAGCCGCAGGTGGTGCCTTGTCGAATGCGGGAAAAGCAGTTGGGATGTCACAGACGGCGGTGGATAATATTGTTGCTGCTGAGAAATATTTAAAAGGGGTAAATGTAAGTTATTCGAAAGAAGACGGCTTCGGGATAAAGGCAAACGTGACTGCTGCTGTCCAAGGACTTGGAACTTCTCTTGGCTTTGGTAATGCAGATGCGATGAAAGCATTGTTTACGAATGTAACCATCGGACAATCACAGCGTGGTGGAGCAACATTTAACCTAGGAACAAATCTCGGATTCGGGACAATCGGTGTTAGCTACACGGGAAGTTCGGGAACATTTGGTGGAAGTTATGATATAATAGAAAGACAAGTTGGTGGTGCAAACTTTAGCTCTGAATTATCCTACGACGGCAAAGAGGGATTTAGCGTGAGCGGGAATGCTGATTTCGGAAATGGATACGGACTTGGAATCGAGAATGGACGAAATGGAACGAGTGGTTCATTAACGATTTTAGGTTCTCAACAAGGAACTGTAGATGTAAATGGAAACTATACGGCTAATGAGAATTTCCTCGGTGAGATTAATGGTCAGGATATTGCTGATTTGGCGGACACTATAGAGCGTCAAAGACTTGCAGAGGAGAATGAGCGTAATCCGGTGAAATCAGCGAAGGACGCTGCTGATGCGCAAGAAGTTGGTGGTGAGGAAGGTCCGCAAGGGCTAGTGGATTTGGTGTTTGCTGGGACTGCGGTTTTAATGACTGCTGCTGCTACGTTTATCGCTGGGGGTGGGTCTAGTGCGGCTTCGCCGAGTTCTCCTGCGGGTGGTGCGGGTAATGGTGGTAATGCGGAAGTTCCTATTGCGAGACGACGGGAGGATGAGGAAAGTTCTACAACGGCTAACGACGAACATTCGCAGGAGGCTAGTTTCTTTGATCGTGTGACTGGTTTTGTGAGTGATGGTATTGATTTTATTGGTAATTCTGTAAGTAATGGCTTTGATTCTGTAAAGGCTAGTGTGTTCAATGTTTTGGGGATAAGACCAACAGCAGTTCCTATGTTTATTGGTTCTATCAGTGAAATAGATTCGAATCCAATTAAGGATAGAGAGTTTGGAATCGTAGAAAATGAACCTCCATTTCCGGTTGCAGACTCTAATCCTCATTCAACGACAAGCGAGGAAAGTAGTGAAACTCCGATTAAGCCTACAGTGAGTAATTCCGAGAATGCTAGAATCGCTTTTATAGATAACAATATCATAAGAAGAAGTGAAGGTTTTCAGCCTACGCTATATGAGGATAAGCGTGGACGAGTTGCAATAGGTTATGGAAATACACCTTCGAATTTTCCATCTTTGTATTTGAGTAAGGCTGAAATTGAGGCGAACACAAGTCTTAGTAAGAAAAATAAAGCAGAATTATTAAGGATCAGGGGGCTACTAGATGATTCGAAAGCATCAGGGAATTATGGAAATCAGCAAGCTGGTATTATAGCGCAGCTACCGGAAAACTTACGTAGATATATCTATACACCAATTGAAAAATATCCGACTCATATATTTCCAGATGGATCAGGAAGGACATACAGGGATTTACATCCGTATTTTGGAAATGCACAAATTAATGAAGGCAATGCAATGGCAGTAGCGAGAAGAGACCTTGATCGAGTAATTGGCAATATGCACAGTAACGGTCGTGGTGAAATGGTTTCTGTAGAAACTTTAAACAGATACCCACAAAATCAAATAGAGCAAGTATATAATTTTATATATTGGTCAGGTGGAAATCCATATACGACGAAAGAAGGAGAAAATCTAATAAATGACAGAAAAGCTGCCTTGACAAGTAGACTTTACAATGCCCTAAATAATTCGAACGAAACAACTCGCTTAAATGAATTGCGTGCAGTATTCGATGCAGTTGAAACCGATCCTGATTTTGGGATGGCTGGTAGAGTGCAGAGTTGGAGAGATGCATTTCCTAGATCGGAAACAACAAAATGA
- a CDS encoding transposase: MERFNGTVRRELLDHVIPFNEHHLDKLLKEYINYYNQSRSHLFRNKDSPLGRIYELLPSKLYSPNAIPILGGLHHVYRWHTTSK, encoded by the coding sequence ATGGAAAGATTTAATGGAACAGTGAGAAGAGAGTTGTTGGATCATGTCATTCCTTTTAATGAGCATCATCTTGATAAACTTCTCAAGGAATATATTAATTATTACAATCAATCTCGGTCTCATCTTTTTAGAAATAAAGATTCACCGCTTGGTAGAATCTATGAGCTATTACCTTCTAAACTTTATTCACCAAATGCAATTCCTATACTCGGAGGGTTACACCATGTATACCGTTGGCATACCACCTCCAAATAG
- a CDS encoding DDE-type integrase/transposase/recombinase yields MSFVLFILFQFLFLKILLNDSNHSLLANLALKHQLRILRARYRKKIKPSFTFILFWVFLKRFLANWKDYLFIVQPETIIGWHRNLFKVYWSFISKSLFLKIAGRKPIIRELKELIIRIKTENPTYGAPKIHAELLHLGFKVSERTVSRYLKILFPNNKAKQSWKTFLSNHADKIIAMDFCVSYTWNFKTLYTLFIISHKTREIIYFRSTYYPNPNWVKQQIRNAFGFVEVLPKYLIMDNDKIFSKDFRCFLRRFGIFPKRTAFHSPWQNGIMERFNGTVRRELLDHIIISNEDHLDSLLKDYIHYYNNSRSHLFRNKDSPLGRVYESLPCKLYSPDSIPILGGLHHVYRWHSSSK; encoded by the coding sequence ATGTCGTTTGTTTTATTCATTCTATTTCAATTCTTATTCCTTAAAATTTTACTCAATGATTCCAATCATTCCTTACTCGCCAATCTCGCTCTCAAGCACCAACTCAGAATCCTTCGCGCTCGTTACAGAAAGAAAATCAAACCTAGCTTTACTTTCATTTTATTCTGGGTATTTTTAAAACGATTTCTCGCAAACTGGAAAGACTATCTCTTTATCGTCCAACCAGAAACCATAATCGGATGGCATCGAAATCTTTTCAAAGTCTATTGGTCATTTATCTCAAAGAGTCTATTTCTTAAAATAGCGGGGAGAAAGCCTATTATCCGAGAATTGAAGGAACTTATTATTCGTATCAAAACAGAAAATCCAACATATGGTGCTCCCAAAATTCATGCGGAACTTTTACATTTAGGATTCAAAGTCTCCGAAAGAACTGTTTCCCGTTACCTGAAAATTCTTTTTCCGAATAATAAAGCGAAGCAATCTTGGAAAACTTTTCTTTCTAACCATGCTGATAAAATCATCGCAATGGATTTTTGTGTTTCATATACATGGAATTTTAAGACTTTGTATACTTTGTTTATTATCTCGCACAAGACTAGAGAGATCATTTACTTTCGTTCTACCTATTATCCAAATCCAAATTGGGTTAAACAACAAATTCGTAATGCTTTCGGTTTCGTCGAAGTTCTTCCAAAATATCTCATCATGGACAATGATAAAATATTCTCTAAAGACTTTCGTTGTTTCTTGCGGAGATTCGGTATATTCCCCAAGCGTACTGCATTTCATTCGCCATGGCAGAATGGAATTATGGAACGTTTCAATGGAACTGTTAGAAGAGAACTTTTAGATCATATTATCATCTCCAACGAAGATCATTTAGATTCTCTTCTCAAGGATTACATTCACTATTACAATAACTCTCGTTCTCATTTATTTAGAAATAAAGATTCGCCTCTTGGTCGTGTCTATGAATCTCTCCCTTGCAAGCTTTATTCGCCAGATTCAATTCCTATACTCGGAGGGTTACACCATGTATACCGTTGGCATTCCTCCTCCAAGTAA
- a CDS encoding TIGR04388 family protein — MKDWSSNMRNTILRKVNRIVISGQYKKSLVRIQGFLALFSFVFSVCSASLFLIPSSLNAQDPIYPIGLTGGGASGNPTLQLNNYDAAGMEDFFQDANTQAGDVDSWVALVVDNIGMLRASWESEADLQIQDYVNNLNVSDNYNDVANYRDALQKELNSQKEAALALWERTAMTDINLQLEKYVTSLTGGIQDEAVVNTENSQSNATEVLSNNRLTPEQIKASFGESKRDWENQFRTSADTGLKQYDDSLDTINANYSRFMRQLDNADGTFQQNLQAIQEYKNNVKSGIRTTVTNLNDFLDDPANESLFGKPANREQAGKDLYSLIVDFKALLAPNAQDDFSFILTELASKMREYLGKQAGDAATRQTTFQNQVYTNYVNNDSKGKINADMNTVDGAEPLTGGVKVVGLYPPKVYGQDPLVEIIAAFVTGGTMGIATSYARALNNNAPASYGLTQLSYDVNVAPPLNGRAITSINGANLFGYSKTAPNLPYWGAWGMNQNLAQNGVDFTWFGAYKPGGADRFNQETFAYKISYQVTDFTAQTNAVTWGNFANQLNTQFSNWQNNLIPTISNWESQAANYNNFYHQWKSNADTLRANAKTEYEASTAKIESDRSKWLLAMENQKKDADKEWDSIESKLTTDEMTGKDLSALLSQTPSADAIAVTDSNAQVNSFNTTLNNLQNTKFNFQSTDYRDEIARYNYAGEKPKDGLSELKKFGIAETIKSALTDPFSNQNSYSIFNPEYNAPSTSVTGINLKTAFTSAFNGVQNLAYVNGTTDAADRYQKEYYDSIVNQYKFTFKEGVLENAKKNAAIRDWNESHANDQISLIPANGENPLTHQLRIGNAIKDWEKRHEKEGDIAALSATDQLNYKNGTCYKDISKCSFMEVNKDLKSITVENGQIVITREISDGTIHLGDGGVPKEGEPNYNLVGGYQSGKKTDVIRVNMAKMGVVIQNPKDLFTQWTNEDYNAIADNLSDKATELYASAEKDSKLITTGISDSVKRGEQLMQVAMGAAQSAVAKDEMVKSVVQAYLTGGMAGIQSMVKDKIRDAFIDKVAEATGINPDLVRFATGRFEQAKLTKKMNNQAAGLGRGVGAVMGAGVMMAMGP, encoded by the coding sequence ATGAAAGACTGGAGTAGCAATATGCGAAATACAATTTTAAGAAAAGTGAATAGAATAGTAATAAGCGGCCAATATAAGAAGTCGCTAGTGAGAATTCAGGGATTCTTAGCCCTGTTTAGTTTTGTATTTTCGGTATGTTCTGCTTCGTTATTTTTAATACCTAGTTCATTGAATGCACAAGATCCGATCTACCCGATAGGATTAACAGGCGGTGGAGCAAGTGGAAACCCAACGTTGCAATTGAATAATTATGATGCGGCAGGGATGGAAGATTTTTTTCAGGATGCGAATACACAAGCGGGCGATGTGGACAGTTGGGTTGCACTGGTAGTGGATAATATTGGTATGCTTCGTGCATCGTGGGAAAGCGAGGCTGATTTACAGATACAAGATTATGTAAATAATTTGAATGTGAGTGATAATTACAACGATGTGGCTAATTACCGTGATGCGCTGCAAAAAGAATTGAATTCCCAAAAAGAAGCAGCGCTTGCATTATGGGAAAGAACTGCAATGACAGATATAAATCTACAATTGGAGAAGTATGTAACTAGTCTCACAGGTGGAATTCAGGATGAGGCAGTTGTAAATACAGAGAATAGCCAATCAAATGCAACGGAAGTATTATCCAATAACAGACTAACACCAGAACAAATAAAAGCAAGCTTTGGGGAGAGTAAACGGGATTGGGAAAATCAGTTCCGGACGTCAGCAGATACTGGATTAAAACAATACGATGATTCCTTAGATACGATAAATGCAAATTATTCGCGCTTTATGCGTCAGCTAGATAATGCGGATGGAACCTTCCAACAGAATTTACAAGCAATTCAGGAATACAAGAATAATGTGAAAAGTGGGATTCGCACTACTGTAACAAACTTAAATGACTTTTTAGATGATCCAGCAAATGAGAGTTTATTTGGAAAGCCAGCGAATCGAGAGCAAGCAGGTAAAGACCTATACTCCTTGATTGTCGATTTTAAAGCATTGCTCGCTCCTAATGCACAAGATGATTTTAGTTTCATACTTACAGAGTTGGCATCTAAGATGAGGGAGTATTTAGGAAAACAGGCAGGGGACGCAGCAACAAGACAGACTACCTTTCAAAATCAAGTATATACTAATTATGTGAATAACGATTCGAAAGGTAAAATAAATGCAGATATGAATACTGTTGATGGCGCTGAGCCTTTGACTGGAGGCGTAAAAGTAGTCGGTCTATATCCGCCAAAAGTATATGGGCAAGACCCATTAGTAGAAATAATTGCTGCTTTTGTAACAGGTGGGACTATGGGAATTGCTACAAGCTATGCGAGGGCTCTGAACAATAATGCTCCCGCTAGTTATGGTTTAACTCAACTCAGCTACGATGTAAATGTAGCTCCGCCTTTAAATGGAAGGGCGATAACATCCATTAATGGAGCAAATCTGTTTGGATACTCAAAAACAGCTCCTAACCTACCCTATTGGGGAGCTTGGGGTATGAATCAAAACTTAGCACAAAATGGAGTTGATTTTACTTGGTTCGGAGCATACAAACCAGGTGGAGCGGATCGATTCAATCAAGAGACCTTTGCTTACAAAATATCTTATCAAGTAACTGATTTTACAGCACAGACAAACGCAGTTACCTGGGGAAATTTTGCAAATCAATTGAACACTCAATTTAGCAACTGGCAAAACAATCTTATCCCCACGATTAGTAATTGGGAATCACAAGCGGCTAATTACAATAACTTCTACCATCAGTGGAAGAGTAATGCAGATACTTTAAGAGCAAACGCAAAGACAGAATACGAGGCATCCACAGCGAAGATAGAATCCGATAGATCAAAATGGCTACTAGCAATGGAAAATCAAAAGAAAGATGCAGATAAAGAGTGGGATAGTATAGAGAGTAAACTCACGACAGATGAAATGACAGGAAAAGATTTGAGTGCCCTACTCTCGCAAACTCCGAGTGCAGATGCGATAGCGGTTACGGATTCTAATGCGCAAGTGAATAGTTTCAATACTACTCTCAACAATTTACAAAATACGAAGTTTAACTTTCAGAGCACAGACTACCGAGATGAGATAGCCAGATACAATTACGCTGGTGAAAAACCAAAAGATGGATTAAGTGAATTAAAAAAATTTGGTATAGCTGAGACGATAAAGTCAGCCTTGACTGATCCATTTTCGAATCAGAATTCATATTCCATTTTTAATCCAGAATACAACGCTCCTTCTACGAGCGTAACTGGTATTAACCTTAAAACAGCCTTTACGAGTGCATTCAATGGGGTTCAGAATCTGGCATACGTAAACGGAACAACCGATGCTGCGGACAGATACCAAAAGGAATACTATGATTCGATAGTGAATCAATACAAGTTTACGTTTAAAGAAGGTGTGCTGGAAAATGCGAAAAAGAATGCTGCGATTCGGGATTGGAATGAGAGTCATGCAAATGATCAGATTTCGTTGATTCCTGCGAATGGAGAAAACCCGTTAACCCATCAGTTAAGAATTGGAAATGCAATAAAAGACTGGGAGAAGAGGCATGAGAAGGAGGGGGATATAGCAGCATTAAGTGCAACTGATCAATTGAATTACAAGAACGGGACTTGTTACAAGGATATATCCAAATGTTCTTTCATGGAAGTGAATAAAGATTTAAAATCCATAACAGTAGAAAACGGGCAAATCGTGATTACGCGTGAGATAAGTGATGGAACAATTCATCTTGGAGATGGCGGTGTGCCAAAAGAAGGAGAGCCAAATTACAATCTAGTTGGTGGTTATCAATCCGGTAAGAAAACAGACGTTATCCGTGTGAACATGGCGAAGATGGGAGTTGTAATACAAAATCCAAAGGATTTGTTTACTCAGTGGACAAACGAAGATTACAATGCAATAGCGGATAATTTGAGTGATAAGGCAACTGAACTGTATGCGTCAGCGGAGAAAGATAGTAAGTTAATAACCACAGGAATCAGTGATTCAGTAAAGCGTGGAGAGCAGTTGATGCAAGTAGCGATGGGAGCAGCGCAATCGGCAGTAGCGAAAGACGAGATGGTAAAGAGTGTAGTGCAGGCATATCTGACCGGAGGGATGGCAGGAATCCAATCGATGGTAAAGGACAAAATCCGAGATGCATTTATTGATAAGGTAGCAGAGGCAACGGGCATTAACCCGGACTTGGTGCGATTTGCGACAGGAAGATTTGAACAGGCGAAATTAACAAAGAAGATGAATAATCAGGCAGCGGGACTTGGACGTGGAGTTGGTGCTGTGATGGGTGCTGGTGTAATGATGGCAATGGGTCCTTAG